A genomic stretch from Shewanella woodyi ATCC 51908 includes:
- the hldE gene encoding bifunctional D-glycero-beta-D-manno-heptose-7-phosphate kinase/D-glycero-beta-D-manno-heptose 1-phosphate adenylyltransferase HldE encodes MKVSLPAFEKAKVLVVGDVMLDRYWTGPTGRISPEAPVPVVQIKQIEDRPGGAANVALNVATLGGQVCLAGIVGKDETAEALTQGIQALGVEPKWHCVEDKPTITKLRVMSRNQQLIRLDFEEAYPVEESVSLFQKSEALLDNVGVVVLSDYAKGAVTDPQAFIKLAKSKGVKVLVDPKGSDFSRYRGASLLTPNMSEFEGVVGAVSSEADLVAKAQTLLANFEIEAILVTRSEKGMTLITSEGPELHIPTVAREVYDVTGAGDTVISALATALAAGSELPQACAIANTAAGIVVAKLGTSTVSRIELIEALSLNQGESGFGSVSEDQLVYALEQAKLRGERVVMTNGCFDILHAGHVSYLKQAKALGDRLIVAVNDDESVRRLKGDGRPVNQVDRRMSVLAGLASVDWVVPFTEDTPQRIISRLLPDMLVKGGDYKIEEIAGGEEVIASGGTVMVLGFEDGISTTKIIENIMANQ; translated from the coding sequence ATGAAGGTTTCTCTGCCAGCATTTGAAAAAGCTAAGGTTTTAGTCGTCGGTGATGTCATGTTAGATCGCTACTGGACGGGCCCAACTGGTCGTATTTCACCGGAAGCCCCTGTACCTGTAGTGCAGATCAAACAGATCGAAGACAGACCCGGTGGTGCGGCAAACGTAGCCTTGAACGTGGCCACGTTAGGTGGACAAGTTTGTCTGGCTGGTATTGTCGGCAAAGATGAAACCGCTGAGGCGCTAACTCAAGGGATCCAGGCGTTAGGTGTTGAGCCTAAATGGCACTGTGTCGAAGATAAGCCTACCATCACTAAGCTTAGGGTGATGTCCAGAAACCAGCAGCTCATTCGTCTGGATTTTGAGGAGGCTTACCCTGTTGAGGAGAGTGTCTCTCTGTTTCAAAAGTCTGAAGCCCTGCTAGACAATGTTGGCGTGGTGGTATTATCTGATTACGCCAAAGGTGCGGTGACTGACCCCCAAGCGTTTATCAAGCTTGCAAAATCTAAAGGGGTCAAAGTGCTTGTAGACCCTAAAGGAAGTGACTTTTCCCGCTACCGTGGCGCCTCTTTGTTAACCCCAAATATGAGCGAGTTTGAAGGGGTGGTTGGCGCCGTTAGTTCAGAAGCGGATCTGGTGGCTAAGGCGCAAACCTTGCTAGCGAATTTTGAGATTGAAGCGATTTTGGTCACCCGCTCTGAAAAGGGGATGACCCTGATCACTTCTGAAGGACCTGAGCTGCATATTCCAACGGTTGCCCGTGAGGTGTATGACGTGACAGGCGCCGGTGATACGGTGATTTCGGCCTTAGCGACAGCTTTGGCTGCTGGCAGTGAGCTGCCTCAGGCTTGTGCCATTGCCAATACCGCTGCGGGTATTGTTGTGGCCAAGCTAGGCACATCAACAGTGAGCCGTATTGAGTTAATTGAGGCGCTCTCTTTGAATCAGGGCGAGTCAGGCTTTGGCTCTGTCAGTGAAGATCAACTCGTTTACGCATTAGAGCAAGCTAAGCTTCGAGGCGAGCGTGTGGTGATGACCAATGGCTGCTTCGATATTTTACATGCAGGCCATGTGAGTTACTTGAAGCAAGCTAAGGCCTTGGGTGATCGCTTGATTGTTGCTGTGAATGATGATGAATCGGTTAGGCGTTTGAAGGGTGATGGTCGCCCTGTGAATCAGGTTGATCGTCGCATGTCTGTGTTAGCTGGATTGGCTTCGGTGGATTGGGTGGTTCCTTTCACTGAGGATACCCCGCAGCGGATCATCTCTAGATTACTTCCCGATATGTTGGTTAAGGGCGGTGATTATAAGATTGAGGAGATCGCCGGCGGTGAAGAGGTGATTGCATCTGGCGGTACTGTGATGGTGCTGGGATTTGAAGATGGGATCTCGACGACTAAAATTATCGAAAATATCATGGCGAATCAGTGA
- a CDS encoding TetR family transcriptional regulator: MAKRSKAETEQTINLIMDEALKQLLSLGYDSMSYTTLSTATGISRTGISHHFPHKANFLIRLDPQISRLFLEELDFSNLGTLEESWIESIKHPTGRMVLKLFFSLCGDHCEDVIQFRAIHLARERAYEMFGLEGEKLVTGLIGRSAVMLMSQSTHIKVPQLQANELKTRNRGNTESRLAILSEY, from the coding sequence GTGGCTAAGCGTTCGAAAGCGGAAACAGAGCAAACGATCAATCTAATTATGGATGAGGCGCTTAAACAGCTTCTGTCTTTAGGCTACGACTCCATGTCCTACACTACCTTGTCGACAGCAACCGGAATAAGTCGCACTGGGATAAGTCATCACTTCCCTCATAAGGCTAATTTCCTGATACGTTTAGATCCGCAAATTAGCAGACTTTTTCTGGAGGAGTTGGATTTTAGCAACTTGGGTACACTCGAAGAGTCATGGATTGAGTCGATAAAACACCCCACAGGACGCATGGTACTTAAACTGTTTTTCAGTCTGTGTGGCGATCACTGTGAAGATGTGATTCAGTTTAGGGCGATCCATTTAGCTAGAGAGAGGGCTTATGAGATGTTTGGTCTAGAGGGGGAGAAGTTAGTTACCGGATTAATCGGGAGAAGTGCCGTGATGCTTATGTCGCAATCGACACACATTAAAGTGCCTCAATTACAGGCCAATGAGTTGAAAACGCGAAACCGTGGGAACACAGAAAGTCGTTTAGCGATTCTCTCTGAGTATTAA
- a CDS encoding rhomboid family intramembrane serine protease: protein MIMSCPGCNSSNMKVYDFHGEEVDSCQSCGGLWFENGELNAALSSADNGDSCVRVEESLGEHLGDSKRHCHHCDVGMQHYHLMQGYQIEVDVCHSCSGLWIDEDERVKVVQSPLVKSLLADLDAKISAKTWFFQFLSQMPVEFNLKPKSRPVVTYLLLALNILIFLAYGFDMSTTDTVFENFAMRSNEVLAGHQPWTLVSHMFLHGDFMHLVGNMYFLYVVGDNLEDALGRVKFLGVYLICGFAAAAAQIASDPGSGIYMVGASGAIAGLFGMYLLWFRHASLTFMFVVYQKKLSPMAFFAIWLGFNIFGLLMAGQGVAYWAHIGGFVAGLIIGAALKDRVMESNPILAMLNEPEVKVAR from the coding sequence ATGATTATGAGCTGTCCTGGCTGCAACAGCAGCAATATGAAGGTTTATGACTTCCACGGTGAGGAGGTAGATAGCTGCCAAAGTTGCGGTGGGCTTTGGTTTGAGAACGGCGAGCTTAATGCTGCACTTTCGAGCGCGGATAATGGCGATAGCTGTGTGCGAGTTGAGGAGAGTCTAGGCGAGCATTTGGGGGATTCTAAACGTCACTGTCACCACTGTGATGTGGGGATGCAACATTATCACTTGATGCAGGGCTATCAAATTGAGGTTGATGTTTGCCATAGCTGTAGTGGCTTATGGATTGATGAAGATGAGAGAGTCAAAGTTGTACAGTCTCCTTTAGTGAAGAGTCTGCTTGCTGATTTAGATGCAAAAATTAGCGCAAAAACCTGGTTCTTTCAGTTTTTATCCCAGATGCCAGTCGAGTTTAACTTAAAGCCTAAATCTCGCCCGGTTGTCACTTATCTCTTGCTGGCGTTGAATATTCTAATTTTTCTTGCATACGGTTTCGACATGTCGACTACCGATACTGTATTTGAAAACTTTGCCATGCGATCAAACGAGGTATTAGCGGGGCATCAGCCTTGGACTTTGGTGAGCCATATGTTCCTCCATGGTGACTTTATGCACCTAGTGGGCAATATGTACTTTCTCTATGTTGTTGGAGATAACTTAGAAGACGCTTTAGGGCGAGTGAAGTTTCTAGGTGTTTATCTTATTTGTGGCTTTGCCGCAGCGGCAGCACAGATAGCATCAGATCCGGGTTCTGGCATCTATATGGTCGGCGCCAGTGGTGCCATTGCAGGGCTGTTTGGTATGTACCTACTTTGGTTCCGCCATGCGAGTTTGACCTTTATGTTTGTGGTCTATCAGAAGAAATTAAGCCCAATGGCGTTTTTTGCTATCTGGCTAGGTTTCAATATTTTTGGCTTATTGATGGCGGGTCAAGGGGTGGCTTACTGGGCTCATATTGGTGGCTTTGTTGCTGGTTTAATTATCGGCGCGGCATTAAAAGATCGGGTGATGGAGTCTAACCCTATCCTTGCCATGCTGAATGAGCCTGAGGTGAAGGTAGCACGTTAA
- a CDS encoding MipA/OmpV family protein, whose product MNNPIGIIAGLAALTFTQLSTASQVQDGVHSEPQHEVIYETQYQADIWGLGMGMRRGDIPFATEDDEVYDILPMLKYRNDYLFIDGMEAGLHLWKNEQHQVNAYTRFRFVDIPKELQNESQSQAFDFGLQYRFQQGPWEADAAFLSDSNKRSYGYTRTQYHWEKGGLYLNPYAEFHWKSADFNEYYYGLDQYEVGAGVEFNAGIKARYHLVSNLYLLGQFGVGRLEDEVAHLPSMDTQYQYESYFGFAFYPDAKSRESMAVRSSSPETDDDSEFLRLAHGWATPSNLNEIMTGSARTDPYNNQLTSLFYGTRLTDTLFTLPIELYFTPGAVWHHDSEVQGDLAEAVIAIKAFYTFEFGPKWRLGVAEGLSYISSVSHIEGTELEEKGYKPSKLLNYLDFSLDVNLGDIFNRHDMRNLWLGYSIHHRSGIYEKSSAFGRIGGGSNYQSVYLQWHF is encoded by the coding sequence ATGAATAACCCTATTGGCATCATAGCCGGCCTTGCTGCACTAACATTCACTCAGCTCTCTACAGCTTCACAAGTCCAAGATGGTGTTCATAGCGAGCCGCAACATGAGGTCATCTATGAAACTCAATATCAAGCTGATATTTGGGGTCTAGGCATGGGGATGAGACGAGGTGATATTCCTTTTGCAACAGAGGATGACGAGGTCTACGACATACTACCTATGCTCAAGTACAGAAATGACTATCTCTTTATCGATGGTATGGAAGCTGGGCTCCATTTATGGAAAAACGAGCAACATCAGGTCAATGCCTATACCCGTTTCAGGTTTGTCGACATCCCTAAAGAGTTACAAAATGAAAGCCAATCACAGGCTTTCGACTTTGGCCTGCAGTATCGCTTCCAACAAGGTCCTTGGGAGGCTGACGCCGCTTTCTTATCTGATTCAAACAAGCGCAGCTACGGCTATACCCGTACTCAATACCACTGGGAGAAAGGCGGCTTATACCTCAATCCCTATGCTGAATTTCATTGGAAAAGTGCCGACTTCAATGAGTACTATTATGGTTTAGATCAATATGAAGTTGGTGCTGGCGTTGAGTTTAATGCTGGCATTAAAGCGCGCTATCATCTCGTCAGTAATCTCTATCTATTAGGGCAGTTTGGTGTGGGGCGACTGGAAGACGAGGTCGCTCATCTACCCAGCATGGACACCCAATACCAGTATGAGTCCTATTTTGGCTTTGCTTTCTACCCAGATGCAAAGAGCAGAGAGTCGATGGCAGTCAGATCAAGCTCACCAGAGACTGATGATGACAGTGAATTTCTTCGCTTGGCACACGGCTGGGCAACCCCCTCAAACCTCAACGAGATCATGACAGGAAGTGCCAGAACCGATCCCTATAATAATCAGCTCACCTCACTCTTTTACGGTACCCGTTTAACCGACACCCTATTTACCTTGCCTATCGAGCTCTATTTTACTCCAGGCGCAGTATGGCACCACGATTCAGAGGTACAGGGCGATCTTGCAGAGGCTGTCATTGCGATAAAAGCCTTCTACACCTTTGAGTTTGGTCCAAAGTGGCGCTTAGGCGTTGCGGAGGGGCTATCTTATATCAGCTCGGTGAGCCATATCGAAGGGACTGAACTAGAAGAGAAAGGCTATAAACCCTCTAAGTTACTTAACTATTTAGACTTCTCTCTAGACGTCAATCTCGGGGATATCTTCAATCGCCATGATATGCGTAACCTCTGGCTTGGGTACAGCATTCACCATAGATCTGGGATCTATGAGAAAAGCTCAGCCTTTGGCAGAATAGGCGGTGGCAGTAATTATCAAAGCGTCTATCTCCAGTGGCATTTTTAG
- a CDS encoding assimilatory sulfite reductase (NADPH) flavoprotein subunit, whose translation MLLKELSSFASPLSQGQVEKLKQLTSELSAVQLAWVSGYLSATAEQGTSQANVEAEPAQTVTILYGSQTGNGRGVASELAAKAKAQGYAVNLASMGDYKVRQLKQETLLLAVVSTHGEGEAPDDALELHKFLASKRAPKLDNLHYSVLALGDSSYEFFCQTGKDFDERLTALGAKAIQPLVECDVDYEEAAQQWQSDLLESIKPLIQTSSASVVSIGSSTNTGESQFTKQNPFAAELLVSQKLTGRDSDRDVRHVEIDLGESELSYQAGDALGVWFSNSEVLVEEILTQLSLDGATEVTVAKESLSLKQALIEKKELTQLYPGLVKGWAELSGDEILLKLVEDRELTRQFVLNHQLIDLATKYQVTVTPVQLIELLRPITPRLYSIASSQSEVESEVHLTVALVEDERDGGTRFGGASQFLAQAEEGAEVKVYVEPNSHFRLPENPDTPVIMVGPGTGVAPFRAFMQERAAQGVESDSWLFFGNPHFEQDFLYQTEWQQYLKDGSLTRIDLAFSRDQAHKIYVQDRIAEQGEEVWKWLEAGAHLYICGDAERMAKDVHQALLDVVVKFGGKTAEEAEAFLEQLRSDKRYQKDVY comes from the coding sequence ATGTTGTTAAAAGAGCTTTCATCGTTCGCATCTCCTCTGTCTCAGGGGCAGGTAGAAAAGTTAAAGCAGCTCACTTCTGAGCTGAGTGCCGTTCAACTGGCTTGGGTGAGTGGTTACCTATCTGCAACGGCAGAGCAAGGTACCAGTCAGGCGAATGTTGAAGCTGAGCCAGCACAAACTGTCACCATTTTGTATGGCAGTCAAACCGGGAACGGTAGAGGCGTAGCTAGTGAGTTAGCGGCTAAAGCCAAGGCCCAGGGTTACGCGGTTAACCTTGCCTCTATGGGGGATTACAAGGTTCGTCAGCTTAAGCAGGAGACCCTACTGCTAGCGGTTGTCAGTACCCACGGTGAAGGTGAAGCGCCCGATGATGCGTTAGAGTTACATAAATTCCTAGCGTCTAAGCGAGCGCCCAAGCTAGATAATTTGCACTATTCAGTGTTGGCATTAGGGGATTCAAGTTATGAATTTTTCTGCCAAACAGGTAAAGATTTTGATGAGAGATTAACTGCTCTTGGCGCTAAAGCGATTCAACCACTTGTTGAGTGTGATGTTGATTATGAAGAAGCTGCGCAGCAGTGGCAGTCAGATCTTCTTGAGTCGATTAAACCATTGATTCAAACCTCAAGTGCCAGTGTTGTTTCCATCGGCTCATCGACAAATACAGGTGAGAGCCAGTTTACTAAGCAAAACCCTTTTGCTGCAGAGTTGCTTGTTAGCCAGAAGCTAACAGGTCGCGACTCTGATCGTGATGTGCGCCATGTTGAGATTGATTTGGGCGAGTCTGAACTTAGTTACCAAGCCGGTGATGCCTTAGGCGTTTGGTTTAGTAACAGTGAGGTGTTGGTTGAGGAGATCTTAACTCAGTTATCCCTTGATGGTGCTACTGAGGTGACGGTTGCAAAAGAGAGTTTGTCACTGAAGCAGGCGCTAATTGAGAAGAAGGAGCTGACGCAACTTTACCCTGGACTTGTGAAGGGCTGGGCGGAGTTAAGTGGCGATGAGATCTTGCTTAAGCTTGTTGAAGATAGGGAGCTGACACGTCAGTTTGTGCTTAATCATCAGCTTATCGACTTAGCGACAAAATATCAGGTAACGGTTACTCCTGTGCAGTTAATTGAGTTACTGCGCCCTATTACTCCACGTCTGTACTCCATTGCATCGAGTCAGTCAGAGGTTGAGTCAGAAGTTCACCTTACCGTTGCTCTTGTTGAAGATGAGCGCGATGGCGGAACTCGATTTGGTGGTGCATCCCAATTTTTGGCACAAGCTGAAGAGGGGGCGGAAGTTAAGGTTTATGTTGAGCCTAACAGCCACTTTAGATTGCCTGAAAACCCAGATACCCCTGTGATCATGGTGGGACCTGGAACGGGCGTGGCACCATTTCGTGCCTTTATGCAGGAGAGGGCAGCTCAAGGAGTTGAAAGTGACAGCTGGTTGTTTTTCGGTAACCCACATTTTGAGCAAGACTTCCTCTATCAAACTGAGTGGCAGCAGTATCTAAAAGATGGTTCGTTAACCCGTATCGATCTGGCTTTCTCCCGCGACCAAGCTCATAAGATCTACGTTCAAGATCGCATTGCCGAGCAGGGCGAAGAGGTGTGGAAGTGGCTAGAGGCTGGTGCTCATCTCTATATCTGTGGTGACGCAGAGCGTATGGCTAAAGATGTTCATCAAGCATTGCTGGATGTGGTGGTTAAATTTGGCGGTAAAACAGCCGAAGAGGCAGAGGCCTTTTTAGAGCAGTTACGCAGCGATAAGCGCTACCAGAAAGATGTCTACTAA
- the cysI gene encoding assimilatory sulfite reductase (NADPH) hemoprotein subunit: MSDGKSVEKEEALSVNEHLKTDSDFLRGTIQEGLDTAVTGSFSEGDQQLIKFHGFYQQDDRDLRNERKEQKLEPLYSFMLRARVAGGVCSPEQWLGVDEISSTLTSSNSIRLTTRQTFQYHGISKRNLRTLIQGLDSKALDSIAACGDVNRNVMCNPNPVESRLHEQAYYWAKQLSDQYLPRTKAYAEIWLGDDKVATSEGDDVEPVYGKTYLPRKFKMAVAVPPDNDVDVYTNDLGFVAVAEEGELVGFNLVAGGGMGSTHGEVQTFPRLADDFGFIKAEDTLKFAEAVLKVQRDWGNRSNRKLSRLKYTIVKYGYEAFKAEVEKRAGVKFEPKRDVVIGDRGDRYGWIKGVDNKWHLTLFIEGGRIKDLPGQPLQTGLREIAKIHKGDFRMTSNQNFIIASVAEEDKAEIEALARSHGLMGKLITETRGRSIACVALPTCALAMAEAERYFPDFLSKVESLQEKHGFLDQGIVIRMTGCPNGCARPFAAEIGLVGKAPGRYNLYLGASFEGTRLNKLYRENIQEAEILSELDSLFARYVAEREEGETFGNFTVRIGAVSAVIDAAKDFHEQHNHA, translated from the coding sequence ATGTCAGATGGTAAGAGTGTAGAGAAAGAAGAAGCGTTATCTGTAAATGAACACCTGAAAACAGACAGTGATTTTCTGCGTGGAACGATTCAAGAGGGGCTAGATACCGCGGTAACTGGCTCGTTTAGCGAAGGAGACCAGCAACTGATTAAGTTTCATGGTTTCTATCAACAAGACGATCGTGATCTGCGTAATGAGCGTAAAGAGCAGAAGCTTGAGCCTCTCTACAGCTTCATGTTGCGTGCACGTGTTGCTGGCGGTGTTTGTAGCCCTGAGCAGTGGCTGGGTGTTGATGAGATCTCATCAACATTGACCAGCTCAAACAGTATTCGTTTAACTACACGCCAGACATTTCAATATCACGGGATCTCTAAGCGTAATTTGAGAACGCTGATACAGGGGCTCGATAGTAAGGCGCTTGATTCTATCGCTGCCTGTGGTGACGTTAACCGTAATGTAATGTGTAATCCAAATCCTGTTGAGTCGCGTCTCCATGAGCAAGCATATTACTGGGCGAAACAGCTATCTGATCAGTACCTTCCTCGCACTAAAGCCTATGCGGAGATCTGGTTAGGTGATGATAAGGTTGCGACCAGTGAAGGGGATGATGTTGAGCCTGTATATGGTAAAACCTATCTGCCGCGTAAATTTAAGATGGCCGTTGCCGTGCCGCCAGATAACGATGTTGACGTTTACACCAATGACTTAGGTTTTGTTGCCGTTGCCGAAGAGGGTGAGTTGGTTGGTTTTAACTTAGTTGCCGGTGGTGGTATGGGCTCGACCCACGGTGAAGTACAAACTTTTCCCCGTCTAGCCGATGATTTTGGCTTTATTAAGGCTGAAGATACGCTGAAATTTGCCGAGGCTGTTTTGAAGGTGCAGCGTGACTGGGGTAACCGCTCTAATCGTAAACTTTCAAGGCTTAAATACACCATAGTTAAATATGGTTATGAAGCATTTAAAGCAGAAGTTGAGAAACGCGCTGGGGTGAAGTTTGAGCCTAAGCGTGATGTGGTGATCGGTGATCGCGGCGATCGCTATGGCTGGATAAAAGGGGTGGACAATAAGTGGCACCTGACCCTGTTTATTGAGGGCGGTCGAATTAAAGATCTGCCAGGTCAACCGCTGCAAACTGGATTAAGGGAGATTGCTAAAATCCATAAAGGCGATTTCCGTATGACCTCGAATCAAAACTTTATCATCGCCAGTGTGGCAGAGGAGGATAAAGCAGAGATCGAAGCCTTGGCGAGAAGTCATGGGTTGATGGGGAAGTTGATAACTGAAACCCGTGGTCGCTCTATCGCTTGTGTTGCCCTACCAACCTGCGCCCTTGCTATGGCTGAAGCCGAGCGTTATTTCCCAGACTTCCTCAGTAAGGTTGAGTCTCTGCAGGAGAAGCATGGCTTCCTTGACCAAGGAATTGTGATTCGTATGACAGGTTGTCCAAATGGTTGTGCGCGTCCTTTTGCTGCCGAGATTGGCTTAGTGGGTAAGGCGCCAGGTCGTTACAACTTGTACCTAGGTGCAAGCTTTGAAGGAACACGTTTAAACAAGTTATACCGTGAAAATATTCAAGAAGCTGAAATTTTATCTGAACTTGATAGCTTGTTTGCCCGCTATGTGGCTGAGCGAGAAGAGGGTGAGACTTTTGGTAACTTCACGGTACGCATTGGTGCAGTGAGTGCGGTAATCGATGCCGCTAAGGATTTCCATGAGCAGCACAATCATGCCTGA
- a CDS encoding phosphoadenylyl-sulfate reductase, giving the protein MSSTIMPESSSIDSIVSSDEILALLSAPEVEQKGELERINQFLAELTPAQRIAWALQYLPGNHALSSSFGIQGAVMLHLVSSQKADIPVILTDTGYLFPETYRFIDELTERLSLNLKIYSSKYTPAWQEARFGQLWEKGLDGLDQYNRMNKVEPMQRALTDNEVGTWFAGLRRSQSSTREALPILAIHGTRFKILPILEWSNKEVHEYLTEHDLPYHPLWDQGYVSVGDTHSSKPLELGMSEEDTRFNGLKRECGLHFDI; this is encoded by the coding sequence ATGAGCAGCACAATCATGCCTGAATCAAGCAGTATTGATTCCATCGTTTCAAGTGATGAGATATTAGCCCTCCTCAGTGCTCCTGAAGTGGAGCAAAAAGGCGAGCTTGAGCGGATCAATCAGTTTTTGGCTGAGCTTACTCCAGCTCAGCGTATCGCTTGGGCGCTTCAATATCTGCCGGGAAACCATGCGCTTTCCTCAAGCTTCGGTATTCAGGGCGCGGTAATGTTGCATCTGGTGAGCAGCCAAAAAGCGGATATTCCTGTGATATTAACCGATACTGGTTATCTTTTTCCTGAAACATACCGCTTTATTGATGAGTTAACAGAGCGTCTTAGCCTGAACCTTAAGATCTACTCGTCTAAGTATACACCTGCGTGGCAGGAAGCCAGATTTGGCCAGTTGTGGGAAAAAGGCTTAGATGGATTAGATCAATATAACCGTATGAATAAGGTTGAGCCTATGCAGCGGGCACTGACGGATAATGAAGTCGGCACTTGGTTTGCAGGTTTGCGTCGCTCACAATCGAGCACTCGTGAGGCACTGCCTATCTTAGCTATCCACGGTACACGATTTAAGATTTTGCCCATTTTGGAGTGGAGTAATAAAGAGGTTCATGAGTACCTGACAGAGCACGATCTTCCCTACCACCCACTATGGGATCAAGGTTATGTTTCTGTTGGTGATACGCATTCGAGCAAGCCGTTAGAGTTAGGAATGAGTGAAGAGGATACTCGTTTCAATGGTCTGAAACGTGAGTGTGGTCTCCACTTTGATATCTAG